Proteins from a single region of Megachile rotundata isolate GNS110a chromosome 7, iyMegRotu1, whole genome shotgun sequence:
- the LOC143263934 gene encoding vitellogenin-like isoform X2 yields the protein MWLSLTLFVLAGVVSAKSNYGWKVGNEYSYMVQSRTFTNLAEFPKDYAGILMKGYLTVQAKEDGKLTAKLTRGQYFHIHSNMSRGWDESILDVLLAPHDIPITKKSFDIKLKDGLIDTVIVEEDVPNWEVVLLKSIISQFQVDIKGKKLVEGHDVKVPDENDPRGGFTVLEDYFAGLNEVRYDFKPLSEQQLRTKPELVPIPELKGSGQHIDIVKTKSYDRYPEMSEKVFGMTRQMKKESKTNKNLMSKSSTSRIVISGSLKDFVIQSAVSTSKTTITPSFNDAQNSTVLSKLSLTLEDMHEIKTPMPSPTKPKSTGYRISFETTPSSLEDPPKHPVWPNIIDYGGKFISHFREFNGLTAVRDLLFYISNELVDPNTIPEQKTLDKFTHLVNIIRTMNRNQIAEAENKWQISPKKLKWGDKADAFRQNRWSVFRDAITQAGTGPALLTIKNWVENGDLRSEEAAEMLSKIPASARQITAKYIEAFFELATHPQVTQRALLNVTAITAFSELLFLSQGNDKSIYKFYPVHTTGRPSDEQYSDIVNKYIPYLGVQLKKAVDDDDSARIQTYIVALGTIGMYEVLPVFEPFLTGREKMTAFQKTLILASLSNFVANHPKKALPGLKQIYMNTTESQEVRCMALFLIPMTNPPLEVLREIVQFSNNESSKQVKSAVKSTLQGLKHLSDPEWQSLAKNAQAALKLLDSKDYDPLKSHEFIFNKMKEGNLFTNTLLNYIGSDNSPIPRTIYLATILYDGNFKGSPVELMTMIPNMDSLIDALIPSDKRSLVKMATEKIAEELNIVGDKPVLLEGNFSWRTKFLSRFIPYDENTVRNLPNKVVEHLTARKDGAFHNTHILNLHEMMIDDTTDTGLPFVYSLCECTLHKLSSTDNYKPGRFESDFQFAIVQKTQRNIGFVTPFDHRHFVAGVDKHTQVYLPLKTSVEVSAPKKSVQLKIWPPKSDKPDTVLLCMRTPYTSIHNVMDLQQLLEESAFDTRRLHNDEVKHERQPTTNMIFRMEAEADATNEDVWDYDSWIMFPIKDKQSEYHKVAVIMDKRSDEGKPLVLSASYGTLDVEARTEDANQWTQFVNATEAFSEIRDSEQRKIRFLEEAAKGIVLAQAGVLDFHIHIPFINEEVKTNLTVAWSASNAETKGRFLSRLTIMNQIDEVEFEVCAASQLALTPPYFPVYDEVNNCTPKIEFDIDIRHGENCQEDNRVNIIGTGTRSNELKEAQREARDVGRRKREHPRPRDQRTEGGKGHTRPKRDSASARQRATRGTGEWSEGPSFWHSYSPSATG from the exons GTGCTTG CGGGAGTGGTATCCGCCAAAAGCAACTATGGCTGGAAGGTCGGCAACGAGTACAGCTATATGGTACAAAGTCGCACGTTCACGAATTTGGCAGAGTTCCCCAAAGACTATGCGGGTATCTTGATGAAAGGATACCTCACCGTGCAAGCTAAGGAGGATGGCAAGCTAACCGCGAAATTAACGAGGGGTCAATATTTTCACATTCATAGCAATATGTCCAGGGGCTGGGACGAGTCCATCCTTGACGTACTGTTGGCGCCCCATGACATACCCATAACTAAAAAGTCCTTCGATATTAAATTAAAGGACGGGTTGATCGACACTGTAATCGTGGAGGAAGATGTTCCCAACTGGGAGGTGGTACTACTCAAGAGTATCATCAGCCAGTTCCAGGTGGACATCAAGGGTAAGAAACTCGTGGAGGGACACGATGTCAAGGTTCCGGATGAGAATGACCCTCGCGGAGGGTTCACGGTATTGGAAGATTACTTCGCTGGTTTGAACGAAGTTCGCTACGACTTTAAACCGCTGTCGGAACAGCAGCTTCGCACTAAGCCGGAATTGGTGCCAATACCTGAACTGAAGGGCTCAGGACAACACATTGACATCGTCAAGACGAAGAGCTATGACAGGTACCCGGAAATGTCGGAGAAGGTGTTCGGCATGACGCGGCAGATGAAAAAGGAATCTAAAACTAACAAGAACCTCATGTCG AAATCATCCACCAGTAGAATCGTTATCTCAGGTAGCCTGAAGGATTTCGTTATCCAATCGGCAGTGTCTACCAGTAAGACCACCATCACACCCTCGTTCAATGACGCGCAGAACAGCACAGTGCTCAGCAAACTGAGCCTAACTCTGGAGGACATGCACGAGATCAAGACTCCAATGCCATCGCCAACGAAACCCAAATCCACCGGCTACCGTATATCTTTCGAAACCACCCCGTCCTCTCTGGAAGATCCACCCAAGCATCCAGTCTGGCCTAACATCATCGATTACGGTGGCAAATTCATTAGCCACTTCCGTGAGTTTAACGGTTTAACTGCAGTCCGTGATTTACTCTTCTACATTTCAAACGAACTGGTGGACCCGAATACGATTCCTGAGCAAAAGACCCTAGACAAGTTCACCCATCTCGTTAACATAATCCGCACCATGAACAGGAATCAAATAGCGGAAGCTGAGAACAAATGGCAGATCTCGCCCAAGAAACTCAAGTGGGGCGACAAGGCTGACGCCTTTAGGCAAAACCGTTGGTCCGTTTTTAGAGATGCTATCACTCAAGCTGGGACTGGACCTGCTTTGTTGACCATCAAAAATTGGGTCGAGAATGGGGACTTGCGGAGTGAGGAAGCTGCTGAAATGCTGTCCAAAATCCCGGCGTCTGCTCGGCAAATTACAGCCAAATACATCGAGGCGTTCTTC GAACTGGCCACTCATCCACAAGTCACGCAAAGAGCACTCCTAAACGTCACAGCGATAACGGCGTTCTCCGAACTGTTGTTCCTGTCTCAAGGAAATGATAAGAGCATCTACAAATTCTATCCCGTGCACACAACGGGTCGTCCCTCCGACGAGCAATACTCAGATATCGTCAATAAGTACATCCCATATTTGGGGGTGCAATTAAAGAAGGCCGTGGATGATGACGACAGCGCAAGGATCCAAACCTACATCGTTGCTCTGGGTACCATCGGAATGTACGAGGTGCTCCCCGTCTTCGAGCCTTTCCTGACAGGCAGGGAGAAAATGACAGCCTTCCAGAAGACGTTAATTCTCGCCAGTTTGAGTAACTTTGTCGCGAATCATCCGAAGAAGGCACTGCCGGGCTTGAAACAGATCTACATGAACACGACGGAGAGTCAGGAGGTGCGTTGCATGGCCCTCTTCCTGATTCCAATGACGAATCCTCCTCTGGAGGTGCTGCGTGAAATCGTACAGTTCAGCAACAACGAAAGCAGCAAACAGGTCAAGTCCGCGGTGAAGTCCACCCTTCAGGGCCTGAAACATTTATCTGACCCAGAATGGCAATCGCTGGCGAAGAATGCCCAGGCTGCGTTGAAGTTATTGGACAGCAAGGATTACGACCCGCTGAAATCCCACGAATTCATCTTTAACAAGATGAAAGAAGGGAACCTTTTCACTAACACTCTTCTTAATTACATCGGCAGCGACAATAGCCCGATCCCTCGTACCATCTACCTTGCGACGATCCTTTATGATGGCAACTTCAAAGGATCCCCTGTGGAACTTATGACTATGATTCCCAACATGGACTCTCTTATCGACGCTCTGATACCCTCCGACAAACGGTCCCTCGTGAAAATGGCCACCGAGAAGATTGCCGAGGAACTGAATATCGTGGGCGATAAACCTGTCTTGCTGGAAGGAAATTTCTCGTGGAGGACGAAGTTCTTGTCGCGTTTCATTCCTTATGACGAGAACACTGTTCGCAACCTTCCTAACA aggTCGTCGAGCACCTGACAGCCAGGAAAGACGGAGCTTTCCACAATACGCACATACTGAATTTGCACGAGATGATGATAGATGACACGACCGATACTGGTTTGCCTTTCGTGTACAGCTTATGCGAATGCACTCTGCACAAGCTGAGTTCGACAGATAATTACAAACCGGGTCGCTTCGAGTCCGACTTCCAGTTCGCGATAGTTCAGAAAACGCAGAGGAATATAGGTTTCGTAACGCCATTCGATCATCGTCATTTCGTTGCCGGTGTAGACAAGCACACGCAGGTTTATCTTCCCCTGAAGACCTCTGTGGAGGTCAGTGCTCCGAAGAAGAGCGTACAGCTGAAGATTTGGCCACCAAAGAGCGACAAGCCTGACACGGTGCTGCTATGTATGCGGACACCGTACACTTCGATCCATAACGTCATGGATTTACAACAATTGCTGGAGGAGTCAGCGTTTGACACACGGCGTTTACACAACGACGAAGTAAAACATGAGAGACAGCCTACGACGAATATGATATTCAGGATGGAGGCGGAAGCCGACGCGACCAACGAGGATGTATGGGATTACGATTCGTGGATCATGTTCCCAATAAAGGACAAACAAAGCGAATACCACAAGGTGGCCGTAATCATGGATAAGAGATCTGATGAGGGAAAGCCGTTGGTTTTGAGTGCTTCTTACGGTACTTTGGATGTGGAAGCTCGCACCGAAGATGCTAACCAATGGACACAATTTGTCAATGCGACGGAAGCATTCAGCGAGATTCGAGACAGCGAACAGCGTAAGATCCGATTCCTGGAGGAAGCAGCCAAAGGCATCGTGTTAGCCCAGGCGGGAGTGCTGGACTTCCATATCCACATCCCTTTCATAAATGAAGAGGTGAAGACCAACCTAACCGTTGCTTGGTCTGCGAGCAACGCTGAAACTAAGGGACGATTTCTTTCCCGCTTGACCATCATGAACCAAATAGACGAAGTCGAGTTCGAAGTATGCGCAGCGTCCCAGTTAGCGCTCACACCACCTTACTTCCCAGTTTATGATGAAGTTAACAACTGCACGCCCAAAATCGAATTTGACATAGACATTCGACATGGGGAGAATTGTCAAGAGGATAATCGCGTGAACATCATAGGCACCGGAACTCGAAGCAACGAGCTGAAGGAAGCCCAGCGAGAAGCTCGCGATGTCGGAAGACGAAAGCGTGAGCATCCTCGCCCGAGAGATCAACGGACAGAAGGAGGTAAAGGTCATACTCGGCCAAAACGAGATTCTGCTTCTGCCCGGCAGCGAGCTACCCGAGGTACTGGTGAATGGTCAGAAGGTCCCAGTTTCTGGCACAGTTACTCACCAAGTGCGACAGGATGA
- the LOC105661744 gene encoding uncharacterized protein LOC105661744: protein MASVEQFNPDPDEFEEEVKRRDDLAESTRRENYIAARKIQAWMRGILTRNHFRLLHKSATIIQRHWRGHRTRIAVDLYLIERVHQIWQNYYDQMATRIQAMWRGYWVRKTVLDIPKMRRWLQNVYSKNQETVENMRKFRQDVLKYREGVMEYESMQWILFILFKLHHLLRTHQRPGVITRIDKTCFTYIEEMMKCFEYRRYGERKTQNCRDCQIDPKPSLLLRGTYYERCEREIREIERRIKVGITPISRSRPYEENDKHRHKQNQLKLEAAIHEKYLTNSCNMEMKEKCDSKIESRIPCADLYKEIKEMDCHLNQLRLKCPIHDPSL, encoded by the exons TTCGAGGAGGAGGTGAAACGCAGAGACGATCTAGCAGAATCGACGAGGCGTGAAAACTACATCGCAGCTCGCAAAATACAG GCTTGGATGCGTGGGATCCTCACCCGCAACCATTTCAGACTGCTACACAAAAGCGCGACCATCATCCAACGCCATTGGAGAGGCCATAGAACCAGGATCGCGGTTGATCTGTACCTGATCGAACGCGTGCATCAGATATGGCAGAATTATTACGATCAGATGGCGACGAGGATTCAGGCGATGTGGCGCGGTTACTGGGTCAGAAAGACGGTACTCGATATACCGAAAATGCGACGCTGGTTGCAAAACGTTTACTCGAAGAATCAGGAGACCGTGGAAAATATGAGAAA GTTCAGGCAGGATGTGCTCAAGTATAGGGAAGGAGTCATGGAGTATGAATCTATGCAGTGGATTCTGTTCATCCTCTTCAAA CTGCACCATTTGTTAAGAACACACCAACGTCCAGGCGTGATCACCAGAATCGACAAAACATGCTTCACATACATCGAAGAGATGATGAAGTGTTTCGAATACAGACGCTACGGAGAAAGAAAGACCCAAAACTGCCGTGACTGTCAAATCGACCCCAAACCATCGCTACTCCTGCGTGGGACCTACTACGAACGATGCGAAAGGGAAATTCGAGAGATCGAAAGACGCATCAAAGTTGGAATAACGCCAATCTCTAGAA GTCGACCATACGAGGAGAACGATAAGCATCGACACAAACAGAATCAGTTAAAACTGGAGGCAGCGATACACGAAAAATATTTGACGAACTCGTGCAACATGGAAATGAAAGAAAAGTgtgattcaaaaattgaatcGCGAATTCCTTGTGCGGATCTTTATAAAGAGATCAAAGAAATGGACTGTCACTTGAATCAGCTTCGTTTGAAGTGTCCGATTCACGATCCATCCTTGTGA
- the LOC143263934 gene encoding vitellogenin-like isoform X1 has protein sequence MCYIRYYDLLTLIPYTPNLPKIRTSTAGVVSAKSNYGWKVGNEYSYMVQSRTFTNLAEFPKDYAGILMKGYLTVQAKEDGKLTAKLTRGQYFHIHSNMSRGWDESILDVLLAPHDIPITKKSFDIKLKDGLIDTVIVEEDVPNWEVVLLKSIISQFQVDIKGKKLVEGHDVKVPDENDPRGGFTVLEDYFAGLNEVRYDFKPLSEQQLRTKPELVPIPELKGSGQHIDIVKTKSYDRYPEMSEKVFGMTRQMKKESKTNKNLMSKSSTSRIVISGSLKDFVIQSAVSTSKTTITPSFNDAQNSTVLSKLSLTLEDMHEIKTPMPSPTKPKSTGYRISFETTPSSLEDPPKHPVWPNIIDYGGKFISHFREFNGLTAVRDLLFYISNELVDPNTIPEQKTLDKFTHLVNIIRTMNRNQIAEAENKWQISPKKLKWGDKADAFRQNRWSVFRDAITQAGTGPALLTIKNWVENGDLRSEEAAEMLSKIPASARQITAKYIEAFFELATHPQVTQRALLNVTAITAFSELLFLSQGNDKSIYKFYPVHTTGRPSDEQYSDIVNKYIPYLGVQLKKAVDDDDSARIQTYIVALGTIGMYEVLPVFEPFLTGREKMTAFQKTLILASLSNFVANHPKKALPGLKQIYMNTTESQEVRCMALFLIPMTNPPLEVLREIVQFSNNESSKQVKSAVKSTLQGLKHLSDPEWQSLAKNAQAALKLLDSKDYDPLKSHEFIFNKMKEGNLFTNTLLNYIGSDNSPIPRTIYLATILYDGNFKGSPVELMTMIPNMDSLIDALIPSDKRSLVKMATEKIAEELNIVGDKPVLLEGNFSWRTKFLSRFIPYDENTVRNLPNKVVEHLTARKDGAFHNTHILNLHEMMIDDTTDTGLPFVYSLCECTLHKLSSTDNYKPGRFESDFQFAIVQKTQRNIGFVTPFDHRHFVAGVDKHTQVYLPLKTSVEVSAPKKSVQLKIWPPKSDKPDTVLLCMRTPYTSIHNVMDLQQLLEESAFDTRRLHNDEVKHERQPTTNMIFRMEAEADATNEDVWDYDSWIMFPIKDKQSEYHKVAVIMDKRSDEGKPLVLSASYGTLDVEARTEDANQWTQFVNATEAFSEIRDSEQRKIRFLEEAAKGIVLAQAGVLDFHIHIPFINEEVKTNLTVAWSASNAETKGRFLSRLTIMNQIDEVEFEVCAASQLALTPPYFPVYDEVNNCTPKIEFDIDIRHGENCQEDNRVNIIGTGTRSNELKEAQREARDVGRRKREHPRPRDQRTEGGKGHTRPKRDSASARQRATRGTGEWSEGPSFWHSYSPSATG, from the exons atgtgTTACATTCGATACTATGATTTACTTACTCTAATTCCTTACACACCAAATTTACCGAAGATTCGTACATCCACAGCGGGAGTGGTATCCGCCAAAAGCAACTATGGCTGGAAGGTCGGCAACGAGTACAGCTATATGGTACAAAGTCGCACGTTCACGAATTTGGCAGAGTTCCCCAAAGACTATGCGGGTATCTTGATGAAAGGATACCTCACCGTGCAAGCTAAGGAGGATGGCAAGCTAACCGCGAAATTAACGAGGGGTCAATATTTTCACATTCATAGCAATATGTCCAGGGGCTGGGACGAGTCCATCCTTGACGTACTGTTGGCGCCCCATGACATACCCATAACTAAAAAGTCCTTCGATATTAAATTAAAGGACGGGTTGATCGACACTGTAATCGTGGAGGAAGATGTTCCCAACTGGGAGGTGGTACTACTCAAGAGTATCATCAGCCAGTTCCAGGTGGACATCAAGGGTAAGAAACTCGTGGAGGGACACGATGTCAAGGTTCCGGATGAGAATGACCCTCGCGGAGGGTTCACGGTATTGGAAGATTACTTCGCTGGTTTGAACGAAGTTCGCTACGACTTTAAACCGCTGTCGGAACAGCAGCTTCGCACTAAGCCGGAATTGGTGCCAATACCTGAACTGAAGGGCTCAGGACAACACATTGACATCGTCAAGACGAAGAGCTATGACAGGTACCCGGAAATGTCGGAGAAGGTGTTCGGCATGACGCGGCAGATGAAAAAGGAATCTAAAACTAACAAGAACCTCATGTCG AAATCATCCACCAGTAGAATCGTTATCTCAGGTAGCCTGAAGGATTTCGTTATCCAATCGGCAGTGTCTACCAGTAAGACCACCATCACACCCTCGTTCAATGACGCGCAGAACAGCACAGTGCTCAGCAAACTGAGCCTAACTCTGGAGGACATGCACGAGATCAAGACTCCAATGCCATCGCCAACGAAACCCAAATCCACCGGCTACCGTATATCTTTCGAAACCACCCCGTCCTCTCTGGAAGATCCACCCAAGCATCCAGTCTGGCCTAACATCATCGATTACGGTGGCAAATTCATTAGCCACTTCCGTGAGTTTAACGGTTTAACTGCAGTCCGTGATTTACTCTTCTACATTTCAAACGAACTGGTGGACCCGAATACGATTCCTGAGCAAAAGACCCTAGACAAGTTCACCCATCTCGTTAACATAATCCGCACCATGAACAGGAATCAAATAGCGGAAGCTGAGAACAAATGGCAGATCTCGCCCAAGAAACTCAAGTGGGGCGACAAGGCTGACGCCTTTAGGCAAAACCGTTGGTCCGTTTTTAGAGATGCTATCACTCAAGCTGGGACTGGACCTGCTTTGTTGACCATCAAAAATTGGGTCGAGAATGGGGACTTGCGGAGTGAGGAAGCTGCTGAAATGCTGTCCAAAATCCCGGCGTCTGCTCGGCAAATTACAGCCAAATACATCGAGGCGTTCTTC GAACTGGCCACTCATCCACAAGTCACGCAAAGAGCACTCCTAAACGTCACAGCGATAACGGCGTTCTCCGAACTGTTGTTCCTGTCTCAAGGAAATGATAAGAGCATCTACAAATTCTATCCCGTGCACACAACGGGTCGTCCCTCCGACGAGCAATACTCAGATATCGTCAATAAGTACATCCCATATTTGGGGGTGCAATTAAAGAAGGCCGTGGATGATGACGACAGCGCAAGGATCCAAACCTACATCGTTGCTCTGGGTACCATCGGAATGTACGAGGTGCTCCCCGTCTTCGAGCCTTTCCTGACAGGCAGGGAGAAAATGACAGCCTTCCAGAAGACGTTAATTCTCGCCAGTTTGAGTAACTTTGTCGCGAATCATCCGAAGAAGGCACTGCCGGGCTTGAAACAGATCTACATGAACACGACGGAGAGTCAGGAGGTGCGTTGCATGGCCCTCTTCCTGATTCCAATGACGAATCCTCCTCTGGAGGTGCTGCGTGAAATCGTACAGTTCAGCAACAACGAAAGCAGCAAACAGGTCAAGTCCGCGGTGAAGTCCACCCTTCAGGGCCTGAAACATTTATCTGACCCAGAATGGCAATCGCTGGCGAAGAATGCCCAGGCTGCGTTGAAGTTATTGGACAGCAAGGATTACGACCCGCTGAAATCCCACGAATTCATCTTTAACAAGATGAAAGAAGGGAACCTTTTCACTAACACTCTTCTTAATTACATCGGCAGCGACAATAGCCCGATCCCTCGTACCATCTACCTTGCGACGATCCTTTATGATGGCAACTTCAAAGGATCCCCTGTGGAACTTATGACTATGATTCCCAACATGGACTCTCTTATCGACGCTCTGATACCCTCCGACAAACGGTCCCTCGTGAAAATGGCCACCGAGAAGATTGCCGAGGAACTGAATATCGTGGGCGATAAACCTGTCTTGCTGGAAGGAAATTTCTCGTGGAGGACGAAGTTCTTGTCGCGTTTCATTCCTTATGACGAGAACACTGTTCGCAACCTTCCTAACA aggTCGTCGAGCACCTGACAGCCAGGAAAGACGGAGCTTTCCACAATACGCACATACTGAATTTGCACGAGATGATGATAGATGACACGACCGATACTGGTTTGCCTTTCGTGTACAGCTTATGCGAATGCACTCTGCACAAGCTGAGTTCGACAGATAATTACAAACCGGGTCGCTTCGAGTCCGACTTCCAGTTCGCGATAGTTCAGAAAACGCAGAGGAATATAGGTTTCGTAACGCCATTCGATCATCGTCATTTCGTTGCCGGTGTAGACAAGCACACGCAGGTTTATCTTCCCCTGAAGACCTCTGTGGAGGTCAGTGCTCCGAAGAAGAGCGTACAGCTGAAGATTTGGCCACCAAAGAGCGACAAGCCTGACACGGTGCTGCTATGTATGCGGACACCGTACACTTCGATCCATAACGTCATGGATTTACAACAATTGCTGGAGGAGTCAGCGTTTGACACACGGCGTTTACACAACGACGAAGTAAAACATGAGAGACAGCCTACGACGAATATGATATTCAGGATGGAGGCGGAAGCCGACGCGACCAACGAGGATGTATGGGATTACGATTCGTGGATCATGTTCCCAATAAAGGACAAACAAAGCGAATACCACAAGGTGGCCGTAATCATGGATAAGAGATCTGATGAGGGAAAGCCGTTGGTTTTGAGTGCTTCTTACGGTACTTTGGATGTGGAAGCTCGCACCGAAGATGCTAACCAATGGACACAATTTGTCAATGCGACGGAAGCATTCAGCGAGATTCGAGACAGCGAACAGCGTAAGATCCGATTCCTGGAGGAAGCAGCCAAAGGCATCGTGTTAGCCCAGGCGGGAGTGCTGGACTTCCATATCCACATCCCTTTCATAAATGAAGAGGTGAAGACCAACCTAACCGTTGCTTGGTCTGCGAGCAACGCTGAAACTAAGGGACGATTTCTTTCCCGCTTGACCATCATGAACCAAATAGACGAAGTCGAGTTCGAAGTATGCGCAGCGTCCCAGTTAGCGCTCACACCACCTTACTTCCCAGTTTATGATGAAGTTAACAACTGCACGCCCAAAATCGAATTTGACATAGACATTCGACATGGGGAGAATTGTCAAGAGGATAATCGCGTGAACATCATAGGCACCGGAACTCGAAGCAACGAGCTGAAGGAAGCCCAGCGAGAAGCTCGCGATGTCGGAAGACGAAAGCGTGAGCATCCTCGCCCGAGAGATCAACGGACAGAAGGAGGTAAAGGTCATACTCGGCCAAAACGAGATTCTGCTTCTGCCCGGCAGCGAGCTACCCGAGGTACTGGTGAATGGTCAGAAGGTCCCAGTTTCTGGCACAGTTACTCACCAAGTGCGACAGGATGA